A genomic window from Glycine max cultivar Williams 82 chromosome 17, Glycine_max_v4.0, whole genome shotgun sequence includes:
- the LOC100793684 gene encoding peptidyl-prolyl cis-trans isomerase FKBP62 isoform X1 — MVVLLSEEDEFDEEPGEVVDSAPPQKVGEEREFSGFKKKLFKPGQGLEFPNFDDVVTVRCVGIGTLLDGTTFDSTRERDQPRTFALGKDDIGAGLDRAIITMKKGEVALFTLPGDGGDGDVSLDSDDSSAVRFEVELVSWITVVDVCKDGGVVKKILEKGSGIERPGDLDEVLVKYRVVLGDGTVVVETLEGGVEFHMKDGHLFPILPKVIMTMTRGEKAELILQPQYAFGEKGREAGSGLCSIPPNSVLHVNIELVSFKPVINVTGDSKVIKKILKEGEGAFTANEGANVTVSFTAMLEDGTVFEKRGIGETLPLEFITDEEQVITGLDRAVATMKKGERAIISIHPDYAFGDVEVRRDIAIVPPGSNVVYDIEMMDFIKEKAPWELNSKEKIEVAGRMKEEGNVLFKVGNYQRAGKKYEKAADFVDEDGSFGFDEQKQAQTLKVSCWLNSAACSLKLNDFPGAIKLCSQVLDVEFCNVKAFYRRAQAYIETGDYLLADVDIKKALVVDPQNRDVKVIQKKLKQLQADSDKKDAKLYENMLARKTKDPSMAIKRLKVEKDQGENEEVARMEIDEVADSAVIQ; from the exons ATGGTGGTGCTGTTGTCGGAGGAGGATGAATTCGACGAGGAGCCCGGCGAGGTAGTGGATTCAGCGCCGCCGCAGAAGGTCGGCGAAGAGAGAGAATTCAGTGGTTTCAAGAAGAAGCTTTTCAAACCCGGACAGGGATTGGAATTCCCCAACTTCGACGACGTCGTAACTG TTCGCTGTGTTGGAATTGGAACATTGCTCGATGGAACAACGTTTGATTCCACTAGGGAGAGGGATCAACCTAGGACGTTTGCTCTTGGAAAAGATGACATTGGTGCTGGTTTGGACCGTGCCATTATCACTATGAAGAAAGGGGAGGTGGCATTGTTCACGTTGCCCGGAGATGGTGGTGATGGCGATGTTTCGCTTGATTCCGACGACTCTTCGGCTGTGCGGTTTGAGGTGGAGCTCGTTTCGTGGATCACGGTGGTGGATGTTTGCAAAGATGGTGGAGTTGTCAAGAAAATTCTGGAGAAGGGGAGTGGCATTGAGCGCCCTGGTGATCTTGATGAAGTGCTTG TAAAGTATCGGGTGGTGCTTGGTGATGGCACTGTTGTTGTGGAGACGCTGGAAGGAGGAGTTGAGTTTCACATGAAGGATG GTCATCTTTTTCCTATATTGCCAAAAGTAATCATGACTATGACAAGGGGAGAGAAGGCTGAATTAATTCTCCAACCCCAGT ATGCCTTTGGGGAGAAGGGGAGAGAAGCTGGCAGTGGGCTCTGTTCAATTCCTCCGAATTCAGTGCTGCATGTTAATATTGAATTGGTGTCCTTCAAGCCTGTCATAAATGTTACTGGTGACTCCAAGGTGATTaaaaagattttgaaagaaGGGGAGGGTGCTTTCACAGCCAATGAAGGTGCAAATGTTACTG TGAGCTTCACAGCTATGCTAGAAGATGGCACTGTATTTGAGAAAAGAGGAATTGGTGAAACACTACCCTTGGAATTCATAACTGATGAGG AACAAGTGATTACTGGTCTAGACCGAGCTGTGGCAACAATGAAGAAGGGTGAGAGGGCGATAATTAGCATACATCCTGATTATGCATTTGGAGATGTTGAAGTGAGACGAGATATTGCTATTGTGCCACCGGGCTCAAATGTAGTCTATGACATTGAGATGATGGATTTTATTAAg gAGAAAGCACCATGGGAATTGAATAGTAAGGAGAAAATTGAGGTGGCTGGGAGGATGAAAGAAGAAGGAAATGTATTATTTAAAGTTGGCAATTATCAGCGAGCaggaaagaaatatgaaaag GCTGCTGATTTTGTTGATGAAGATGGATCCTTTGGGTTTGATGAGCAAAAGCAAGCTCAGACACTGAAAGTGTCATGCTGGTTGAATAGTGCAGCTTGTAGCCTTAAACTTAATGACTTTCCTGGAGCAATCAAGCTATGTTCACAG GTGCTTGATGTTGAATTTTGCAATGTGAAAGCTTTTTACAGACGAGCACAAGCATATATAGAAACTGGAGATTATCTTTTAGCAGATGTAGACATCAAGAAAGCTCTTGTGGTGGACCCACAAAACAG AGATGTTAAGGTAATTCAGAAGAAATTGAAGCAACTTCAAGCTGACAGTGACAAAAAAGATGCTAAGCTATATGAAAACATGCTTGCACGTAAAACAAAGGACCCATCTATGGCTATAAAG AGATTGAAGGTAGAGAAAGATCAGGGGGAAAATGAAGAGGTTGCAAGAATGGAAATTGACGAAGTTGCTGATAGCGCAGTGATTCAATAG
- the LOC100776641 gene encoding WD repeat-containing protein PCN isoform X1 produces MAELFRLSSVEWSPSPVIALATSFDGSRVAAARKDGSLEIWLVSPGSIGWHCQLTIHGNPNGRVTSLIWCPGGPDGSRLFSSNIDGSVTKWDLFHLTQKTVLPSDSVTIWQMAVTFPKSDEINDKRKGGQMGNGFHDFDEHESIESDEDDDSGSPGPLGLLVGEHPRVAIALDNGCVRICDISDTDEFILVKSLPPVKGRVLSVTWSTDANYIYSGSSDGLIRCWNATLGNEIYRITAGLGGLGNGHELCIWSLLSLRSGTLVSADSSGSVQFWDSQHGTLLQAHSLHKGHVHALAACPSHNRVFSAGSDGQVILYKLSSSQSTSSNDINSPSTMKRWIYVHYVRAHTHDIRALAVAVPISHEAADIKPEKRIKRARRAENPISFRYHKWAHLGVPMLISAGDDTKLFAYPVKEFTMFSPHDICPAPQRTPIQLVHNSVFNQRKLLLVQSSQKIEVQLLQLKNVRTSGGFTKNVVVAQVNSKASQKIICSTISNSGALFAYSDHKKPSLFQLKRDEVGKIKWDVRKRELPQILPFAHSMIFTHDSSKLIVAGHDKRIYVVNVGGPDEVKSELLHTFTPLRKSQDQELPPTEPPITRLFTSSDGQWLAAVNCFGDIYVFNLEILSQHWFISRLDGASVTAGGFPPQNDNVLIVTTSSNQVYAFDVEAKQLGEWSKRHTYALPRRYLEFPGEVIGLSFPPSETSSSPSATSSSVVVYSSRAMCLIDFGLPVEQDESDMLNTKDSRAMNSQNFNVKKRIEVKKMIEVKKEHNRRNFEVIPFENPVLCLGHTSKNSIFMVDKPWLQVVKSLEGRPVHRHIYGT; encoded by the exons ATGGCCGAACTCTTCAGGCTCAGTTCCGTCGAGTGGAGCCCTTCGCCGGTCATCGCTTTAGCCACCAGCTTCGACGGCTCGCGTGTCGCCGCCGCCCGCAAAGACGGCTCCCTCGAAATCTGGCTCGTCTCTCCCGGCTCCATCGGCTGGCACTGTCAGCTG ACTATACACGGAAACCCTAACGGAAGAGTAACGTCGCTTATTTGGTGCCCCGGCGGCCCCGACGGAAGCCGCTTGTTTTCGTCAAACATAGATGGCTCCGTTACTAAGTGGGATCTTTTCCACTTGACGCAGAAG ACGGTGCTGCCATCGGACAGTGTCACAATCTGGCAAATGGCAGTGACTTTCCCTAAGAGTGACGAGATCAATGATAAAAGGAAGGGTGGACAAATGGGGAATGGGtttcatgattttgatgaacATGAGAGCAttgaaagtgatgaagatgatgattctggTTCACCTGGTCCTCTCGGGCTATTGGTTGGTGAGCATCCACGCGTGGCAATTGCCCTTGACAATGGATGTGTGAGAATTTGTGATATCTCTGACACAGATGAATTTATTCTTGTAAAATCTTTGCCCCCGGTGAAAG GACGAGTTTTAAGTGTGACTTGGAGTACAGATGCTAACTATATATATTCAGGAAGTAGTGATGG GTTGATACGATGCTGGAATGCTACATTGGGCAATGAAATCTATAGGATTACAGCTGGACTTGGAGGGTTGGGCAATGGACATGAACTTTGTATATGGTCATTACTGTCTTTAAG GTCTGGTACACTTGTTAGTGCGGACAGCAGTGGTAGTGTCCAGTTTTGGGACAGTCAACATGGAACTCTCTTGCAAGCACATTCTTTACACAAGGGACATGTACATGCTCTGGCAGCATGTCCTAGTCATAATAGGGTGTTCTCTGCTGGTTCTGATGGCCAG gtAATTCTTTACAAGCTATCTAGTAGTCAGTCAACATCATCCAATGATATCAATTCTCCATCAACAATGAAGAGATGGATCTATGTTCACTATGTAAGGGCTCATACACATGACATCAGGGCCCTAGCTGTTGCTGTACCAATAAGTCATGAAG CAGCAGATATTAAGCCAGAAAAGAGGATTAAAAGAGCTCGACGTGCAGAAAATCCCATTAGTTTCCGTTACCATAAGTGGGCTCATTTGGGGGTTCCTATGCTTATCTCAGCAGGAGATGACACAAAACTTTTTGCATACCCAGTGAAAGAATTCACCATGTTTTCTCCTCATGATATCTGTCCTGCGCCTCAGAGAACACCCATTCAACTAGTGCATAATTCTGTCTTTAATCAACGCAAACTGCTTTTAGTTCAATCTTCGCAAAAGATAGAGGTTCAATTGCTACAACTAAAAAATGTCCGCACTTCTGGAGGCTTTACAAAGAACGTTGTAGTGGCTCAAGTTAACAGTAAGGCATCTCAGAAGATAATTTGCAGCACCATTTCTAATTCAGGGGCGCTATTTGCATACTCTGATCATAAAAAGCCTAGTCTTTTTCAATTGAAAAGGGATGAAGTTGGAAAAATCAAGTGGGATGTTAGAAAAAGGGAGCTTCCTCAGATATTACCATTTGCCCATTCTATGATTTTCACTCATGACTCCTCCAAGTTGATAGTAGCAGGTCACGATAAAAGGATATAT GTTGTGAATGTTGGGGGGCCAGATGAAGTTAAGTCAGAATTACTGCATACTTTTACACCCCTTCGCAAATCACAAGATCAAGAATTACCTCCGACTGAGCCACCCATAACAAGATTGTTTACTAGTTCTGATGGGCAGTGGTTGGCAGCTGTGAACTGCTTTGGggatatatatgtatttaactTGGAGATACTAAG CCAGCACTGGTTCATTTCAAGATTAGATGGCGCCTCTGTTACAGCTGGTGGATTTCCTCCCCAGAACGACAATGTACTGATAGTTACAACTTCCTCAAATCAAGTGTATGCTTTTGACGTAGAGGCCAAGCAGTTGGGAGAATGGTCCAAACGGCACACATATGCTCTTCCTAGGAGATACCTGGAATTTCCTGGTGAAGTTATTGGGCTCTCATTCCCTCCATCAGAAACTTCATCTTCTCCATCGGCAACTTCATCTTCAGTTGTTGTTTACAGCTCCAG GGCTATGTGCTTGATTGACTTTGGGTTGCCTGTGGAGCAAGACGAAAGTGATATGCTAAATACTAAAGATTCAAGGGCAATGAATtcacaaaattttaatgttaagaagAGGATTGAAGTTAAGAAGATGATTGAAGTTAAGAAGGAACATAATAGGAGGAACTTTGAAGTTATACCTTTCGAGAATCCTGTTTTATGTTTAGGTCATACTTCAAAAAATTCCATCTTTATGGTAGACAAACCATGGTTGCAAGTTGTCAAGAGTTTAGAAGGCCGACCAGTCCACAGACATATATATGGGACATGA
- the LOC100793684 gene encoding 70 kDa peptidyl-prolyl isomerase isoform X2 — MLEDGTVFEKRGIGETLPLEFITDEEQVITGLDRAVATMKKGERAIISIHPDYAFGDVEVRRDIAIVPPGSNVVYDIEMMDFIKEKAPWELNSKEKIEVAGRMKEEGNVLFKVGNYQRAGKKYEKAADFVDEDGSFGFDEQKQAQTLKVSCWLNSAACSLKLNDFPGAIKLCSQVLDVEFCNVKAFYRRAQAYIETGDYLLADVDIKKALVVDPQNRDVKVIQKKLKQLQADSDKKDAKLYENMLARKTKDPSMAIKRLKVEKDQGENEEVARMEIDEVADSAVIQ, encoded by the exons ATGCTAGAAGATGGCACTGTATTTGAGAAAAGAGGAATTGGTGAAACACTACCCTTGGAATTCATAACTGATGAGG AACAAGTGATTACTGGTCTAGACCGAGCTGTGGCAACAATGAAGAAGGGTGAGAGGGCGATAATTAGCATACATCCTGATTATGCATTTGGAGATGTTGAAGTGAGACGAGATATTGCTATTGTGCCACCGGGCTCAAATGTAGTCTATGACATTGAGATGATGGATTTTATTAAg gAGAAAGCACCATGGGAATTGAATAGTAAGGAGAAAATTGAGGTGGCTGGGAGGATGAAAGAAGAAGGAAATGTATTATTTAAAGTTGGCAATTATCAGCGAGCaggaaagaaatatgaaaag GCTGCTGATTTTGTTGATGAAGATGGATCCTTTGGGTTTGATGAGCAAAAGCAAGCTCAGACACTGAAAGTGTCATGCTGGTTGAATAGTGCAGCTTGTAGCCTTAAACTTAATGACTTTCCTGGAGCAATCAAGCTATGTTCACAG GTGCTTGATGTTGAATTTTGCAATGTGAAAGCTTTTTACAGACGAGCACAAGCATATATAGAAACTGGAGATTATCTTTTAGCAGATGTAGACATCAAGAAAGCTCTTGTGGTGGACCCACAAAACAG AGATGTTAAGGTAATTCAGAAGAAATTGAAGCAACTTCAAGCTGACAGTGACAAAAAAGATGCTAAGCTATATGAAAACATGCTTGCACGTAAAACAAAGGACCCATCTATGGCTATAAAG AGATTGAAGGTAGAGAAAGATCAGGGGGAAAATGAAGAGGTTGCAAGAATGGAAATTGACGAAGTTGCTGATAGCGCAGTGATTCAATAG
- the LOC100776641 gene encoding WD repeat-containing protein PCN isoform X3, with amino-acid sequence MAELFRLSSVEWSPSPVIALATSFDGSRVAAARKDGSLEIWLVSPGSIGWHCQLTIHGNPNGRVTSLIWCPGGPDGSRLFSSNIDGSVTKWDLFHLTQKTVLPSDSVTIWQMAVTFPKSDEINDKRKGGQMGNGFHDFDEHESIESDEDDDSGSPGPLGLLVGEHPRVAIALDNGCVRICDISDTDEFILVKSLPPVKGRVLSVTWSTDANYIYSGSSDGLIRCWNATLGNEIYRITAGLGGLGNGHELCIWSLLSLRSGTLVSADSSGSVQFWDSQHGTLLQAHSLHKGHVHALAACPSHNRVFSAGSDGQVILYKLSSSQSTSSNDINSPSTMKRWIYVHYVRAHTHDIRALAVAVPISHEDIKPEKRIKRARRAENPISFRYHKWAHLGVPMLISAGDDTKLFAYPVKEFTMFSPHDICPAPQRTPIQLVHNSVFNQRKLLLVQSSQKIEVQLLQLKNVRTSGGFTKNVVVAQVNSKASQKIICSTISNSGALFAYSDHKKPSLFQLKRDEVGKIKWDVRKRELPQILPFAHSMIFTHDSSKLIVAGHDKRIYVVNVGGPDEVKSELLHTFTPLRKSQDQELPPTEPPITRLFTSSDGQWLAAVNCFGDIYVFNLEILSQHWFISRLDGASVTAGGFPPQNDNVLIVTTSSNQVYAFDVEAKQLGEWSKRHTYALPRRYLEFPGEVIGLSFPPSETSSSPSATSSSVVVYSSRAMCLIDFGLPVEQDESDMLNTKDSRAMNSQNFNVKKRIEVKKMIEVKKEHNRRNFEVIPFENPVLCLGHTSKNSIFMVDKPWLQVVKSLEGRPVHRHIYGT; translated from the exons ATGGCCGAACTCTTCAGGCTCAGTTCCGTCGAGTGGAGCCCTTCGCCGGTCATCGCTTTAGCCACCAGCTTCGACGGCTCGCGTGTCGCCGCCGCCCGCAAAGACGGCTCCCTCGAAATCTGGCTCGTCTCTCCCGGCTCCATCGGCTGGCACTGTCAGCTG ACTATACACGGAAACCCTAACGGAAGAGTAACGTCGCTTATTTGGTGCCCCGGCGGCCCCGACGGAAGCCGCTTGTTTTCGTCAAACATAGATGGCTCCGTTACTAAGTGGGATCTTTTCCACTTGACGCAGAAG ACGGTGCTGCCATCGGACAGTGTCACAATCTGGCAAATGGCAGTGACTTTCCCTAAGAGTGACGAGATCAATGATAAAAGGAAGGGTGGACAAATGGGGAATGGGtttcatgattttgatgaacATGAGAGCAttgaaagtgatgaagatgatgattctggTTCACCTGGTCCTCTCGGGCTATTGGTTGGTGAGCATCCACGCGTGGCAATTGCCCTTGACAATGGATGTGTGAGAATTTGTGATATCTCTGACACAGATGAATTTATTCTTGTAAAATCTTTGCCCCCGGTGAAAG GACGAGTTTTAAGTGTGACTTGGAGTACAGATGCTAACTATATATATTCAGGAAGTAGTGATGG GTTGATACGATGCTGGAATGCTACATTGGGCAATGAAATCTATAGGATTACAGCTGGACTTGGAGGGTTGGGCAATGGACATGAACTTTGTATATGGTCATTACTGTCTTTAAG GTCTGGTACACTTGTTAGTGCGGACAGCAGTGGTAGTGTCCAGTTTTGGGACAGTCAACATGGAACTCTCTTGCAAGCACATTCTTTACACAAGGGACATGTACATGCTCTGGCAGCATGTCCTAGTCATAATAGGGTGTTCTCTGCTGGTTCTGATGGCCAG gtAATTCTTTACAAGCTATCTAGTAGTCAGTCAACATCATCCAATGATATCAATTCTCCATCAACAATGAAGAGATGGATCTATGTTCACTATGTAAGGGCTCATACACATGACATCAGGGCCCTAGCTGTTGCTGTACCAATAAGTCATGAAG ATATTAAGCCAGAAAAGAGGATTAAAAGAGCTCGACGTGCAGAAAATCCCATTAGTTTCCGTTACCATAAGTGGGCTCATTTGGGGGTTCCTATGCTTATCTCAGCAGGAGATGACACAAAACTTTTTGCATACCCAGTGAAAGAATTCACCATGTTTTCTCCTCATGATATCTGTCCTGCGCCTCAGAGAACACCCATTCAACTAGTGCATAATTCTGTCTTTAATCAACGCAAACTGCTTTTAGTTCAATCTTCGCAAAAGATAGAGGTTCAATTGCTACAACTAAAAAATGTCCGCACTTCTGGAGGCTTTACAAAGAACGTTGTAGTGGCTCAAGTTAACAGTAAGGCATCTCAGAAGATAATTTGCAGCACCATTTCTAATTCAGGGGCGCTATTTGCATACTCTGATCATAAAAAGCCTAGTCTTTTTCAATTGAAAAGGGATGAAGTTGGAAAAATCAAGTGGGATGTTAGAAAAAGGGAGCTTCCTCAGATATTACCATTTGCCCATTCTATGATTTTCACTCATGACTCCTCCAAGTTGATAGTAGCAGGTCACGATAAAAGGATATAT GTTGTGAATGTTGGGGGGCCAGATGAAGTTAAGTCAGAATTACTGCATACTTTTACACCCCTTCGCAAATCACAAGATCAAGAATTACCTCCGACTGAGCCACCCATAACAAGATTGTTTACTAGTTCTGATGGGCAGTGGTTGGCAGCTGTGAACTGCTTTGGggatatatatgtatttaactTGGAGATACTAAG CCAGCACTGGTTCATTTCAAGATTAGATGGCGCCTCTGTTACAGCTGGTGGATTTCCTCCCCAGAACGACAATGTACTGATAGTTACAACTTCCTCAAATCAAGTGTATGCTTTTGACGTAGAGGCCAAGCAGTTGGGAGAATGGTCCAAACGGCACACATATGCTCTTCCTAGGAGATACCTGGAATTTCCTGGTGAAGTTATTGGGCTCTCATTCCCTCCATCAGAAACTTCATCTTCTCCATCGGCAACTTCATCTTCAGTTGTTGTTTACAGCTCCAG GGCTATGTGCTTGATTGACTTTGGGTTGCCTGTGGAGCAAGACGAAAGTGATATGCTAAATACTAAAGATTCAAGGGCAATGAATtcacaaaattttaatgttaagaagAGGATTGAAGTTAAGAAGATGATTGAAGTTAAGAAGGAACATAATAGGAGGAACTTTGAAGTTATACCTTTCGAGAATCCTGTTTTATGTTTAGGTCATACTTCAAAAAATTCCATCTTTATGGTAGACAAACCATGGTTGCAAGTTGTCAAGAGTTTAGAAGGCCGACCAGTCCACAGACATATATATGGGACATGA
- the LOC100776641 gene encoding WD repeat-containing protein PCN isoform X2 — protein sequence MAELFRLSSVEWSPSPVIALATSFDGSRVAAARKDGSLEIWLVSPGSIGWHCQLTIHGNPNGRVTSLIWCPGGPDGSRLFSSNIDGSVTKWDLFHLTQKTVLPSDSVTIWQMAVTFPKSDEINDKRKGGQMGNGFHDFDEHESIESDEDDDSGSPGPLGLLVGEHPRVAIALDNGCVRICDISDTDEFILVKSLPPVKGRVLSVTWSTDANYIYSGSSDGLIRCWNATLGNEIYRITAGLGGLGNGHELCIWSLLSLRSGTLVSADSSGSVQFWDSQHGTLLQAHSLHKGHVHALAACPSHNRVFSAGSDGQVILYKLSSSQSTSSNDINSPSTMKRWIYVHYVRAHTHDIRALAVAVPISHEADIKPEKRIKRARRAENPISFRYHKWAHLGVPMLISAGDDTKLFAYPVKEFTMFSPHDICPAPQRTPIQLVHNSVFNQRKLLLVQSSQKIEVQLLQLKNVRTSGGFTKNVVVAQVNSKASQKIICSTISNSGALFAYSDHKKPSLFQLKRDEVGKIKWDVRKRELPQILPFAHSMIFTHDSSKLIVAGHDKRIYVVNVGGPDEVKSELLHTFTPLRKSQDQELPPTEPPITRLFTSSDGQWLAAVNCFGDIYVFNLEILSQHWFISRLDGASVTAGGFPPQNDNVLIVTTSSNQVYAFDVEAKQLGEWSKRHTYALPRRYLEFPGEVIGLSFPPSETSSSPSATSSSVVVYSSRAMCLIDFGLPVEQDESDMLNTKDSRAMNSQNFNVKKRIEVKKMIEVKKEHNRRNFEVIPFENPVLCLGHTSKNSIFMVDKPWLQVVKSLEGRPVHRHIYGT from the exons ATGGCCGAACTCTTCAGGCTCAGTTCCGTCGAGTGGAGCCCTTCGCCGGTCATCGCTTTAGCCACCAGCTTCGACGGCTCGCGTGTCGCCGCCGCCCGCAAAGACGGCTCCCTCGAAATCTGGCTCGTCTCTCCCGGCTCCATCGGCTGGCACTGTCAGCTG ACTATACACGGAAACCCTAACGGAAGAGTAACGTCGCTTATTTGGTGCCCCGGCGGCCCCGACGGAAGCCGCTTGTTTTCGTCAAACATAGATGGCTCCGTTACTAAGTGGGATCTTTTCCACTTGACGCAGAAG ACGGTGCTGCCATCGGACAGTGTCACAATCTGGCAAATGGCAGTGACTTTCCCTAAGAGTGACGAGATCAATGATAAAAGGAAGGGTGGACAAATGGGGAATGGGtttcatgattttgatgaacATGAGAGCAttgaaagtgatgaagatgatgattctggTTCACCTGGTCCTCTCGGGCTATTGGTTGGTGAGCATCCACGCGTGGCAATTGCCCTTGACAATGGATGTGTGAGAATTTGTGATATCTCTGACACAGATGAATTTATTCTTGTAAAATCTTTGCCCCCGGTGAAAG GACGAGTTTTAAGTGTGACTTGGAGTACAGATGCTAACTATATATATTCAGGAAGTAGTGATGG GTTGATACGATGCTGGAATGCTACATTGGGCAATGAAATCTATAGGATTACAGCTGGACTTGGAGGGTTGGGCAATGGACATGAACTTTGTATATGGTCATTACTGTCTTTAAG GTCTGGTACACTTGTTAGTGCGGACAGCAGTGGTAGTGTCCAGTTTTGGGACAGTCAACATGGAACTCTCTTGCAAGCACATTCTTTACACAAGGGACATGTACATGCTCTGGCAGCATGTCCTAGTCATAATAGGGTGTTCTCTGCTGGTTCTGATGGCCAG gtAATTCTTTACAAGCTATCTAGTAGTCAGTCAACATCATCCAATGATATCAATTCTCCATCAACAATGAAGAGATGGATCTATGTTCACTATGTAAGGGCTCATACACATGACATCAGGGCCCTAGCTGTTGCTGTACCAATAAGTCATGAAG CAGATATTAAGCCAGAAAAGAGGATTAAAAGAGCTCGACGTGCAGAAAATCCCATTAGTTTCCGTTACCATAAGTGGGCTCATTTGGGGGTTCCTATGCTTATCTCAGCAGGAGATGACACAAAACTTTTTGCATACCCAGTGAAAGAATTCACCATGTTTTCTCCTCATGATATCTGTCCTGCGCCTCAGAGAACACCCATTCAACTAGTGCATAATTCTGTCTTTAATCAACGCAAACTGCTTTTAGTTCAATCTTCGCAAAAGATAGAGGTTCAATTGCTACAACTAAAAAATGTCCGCACTTCTGGAGGCTTTACAAAGAACGTTGTAGTGGCTCAAGTTAACAGTAAGGCATCTCAGAAGATAATTTGCAGCACCATTTCTAATTCAGGGGCGCTATTTGCATACTCTGATCATAAAAAGCCTAGTCTTTTTCAATTGAAAAGGGATGAAGTTGGAAAAATCAAGTGGGATGTTAGAAAAAGGGAGCTTCCTCAGATATTACCATTTGCCCATTCTATGATTTTCACTCATGACTCCTCCAAGTTGATAGTAGCAGGTCACGATAAAAGGATATAT GTTGTGAATGTTGGGGGGCCAGATGAAGTTAAGTCAGAATTACTGCATACTTTTACACCCCTTCGCAAATCACAAGATCAAGAATTACCTCCGACTGAGCCACCCATAACAAGATTGTTTACTAGTTCTGATGGGCAGTGGTTGGCAGCTGTGAACTGCTTTGGggatatatatgtatttaactTGGAGATACTAAG CCAGCACTGGTTCATTTCAAGATTAGATGGCGCCTCTGTTACAGCTGGTGGATTTCCTCCCCAGAACGACAATGTACTGATAGTTACAACTTCCTCAAATCAAGTGTATGCTTTTGACGTAGAGGCCAAGCAGTTGGGAGAATGGTCCAAACGGCACACATATGCTCTTCCTAGGAGATACCTGGAATTTCCTGGTGAAGTTATTGGGCTCTCATTCCCTCCATCAGAAACTTCATCTTCTCCATCGGCAACTTCATCTTCAGTTGTTGTTTACAGCTCCAG GGCTATGTGCTTGATTGACTTTGGGTTGCCTGTGGAGCAAGACGAAAGTGATATGCTAAATACTAAAGATTCAAGGGCAATGAATtcacaaaattttaatgttaagaagAGGATTGAAGTTAAGAAGATGATTGAAGTTAAGAAGGAACATAATAGGAGGAACTTTGAAGTTATACCTTTCGAGAATCCTGTTTTATGTTTAGGTCATACTTCAAAAAATTCCATCTTTATGGTAGACAAACCATGGTTGCAAGTTGTCAAGAGTTTAGAAGGCCGACCAGTCCACAGACATATATATGGGACATGA